A region from the Buteo buteo chromosome 19, bButBut1.hap1.1, whole genome shotgun sequence genome encodes:
- the SHISAL1 gene encoding protein shisa-like-1: MMTSCGQQSLNVLMVLLSLLLSAVLSAHFRVCEPYTDYKGRYHFGFHCPRLSDNKSYIFCCHHNNTVFKYCCNETEFQTVMQMNLTGNADGYMHNNYSALLGVWIYGFFVVILLVLDLLYYSSMNYDICKFYLARWGIQGKWMTQGQSRWINPAQDPSQVQTQPQPETQPQTQPQAQTSQTIHTLKGDALSPPLMSFQSTSACIKRGMYVRIR; the protein is encoded by the exons ATGATGACAAGTTGTGGTCAACAGTCCTTGAATGTGCTGATGGTTCTGCTTTCATTACTCTTGTCAGCAG TGCTGTCCGCACATTTTCGGGTCTGCGAGCCATATACGGACTACAAAGGTCGCTACCACTTTGGGTTTCACTGCCCCCGTCTTTCTGACAATAAATCTTACATCTTTTGCTGTCACCATAACAACACAGTATTTAAATACTGCTGCAATGAGACAGAATTTCAGACTGTTATGCAGATGAACTTAACAGGGAACGCAGATGGATATATGCATAA taacTACAGCGCACTGTTAGGAGTGTGGATCTATGGCTTTTTTGTGGTGATCTTGCTGGTACTGGACCTCTTATATTACTCTTCAATGAACTACGATATTTGCAAATTTTACCTGGCACGGTGGGGAATCCAGGGAAAGTGGATGACACAGGGACAGAGCCGATGGATTAATCCTGCTCAGGATCCAAGCCAAGTACAGACACAGCCTCAGCCAGAGACACAGCCTCAAACTCAGCCACAGGCTCAAACATCACAGACAATACATACTTTAAAAGGAGATGCTTTAAGCCCACCCCTGATGTCTTTTCAGAGTACATCTGCCTG CATTAAGCGGGGAATGTATGTTAGGATCAGGTGA